The region AATACAATATTACTTATTTTTAAAAAAGCTAGGTATAATGTAAAACCGATAATAGCACCAATTGTATTTAATAGTATATCATCAATATCAAATGCTCCTAAGACTGTTATTAACTGTATAACTTCTATGATTAATGAGAATGTGGTTGCAAAGATAGTTATAAAATATATATTTTTTCCCTTATTAGATATAATAGGTAATAAGAAACCCATTGGTACAAAAGCGATAATATTGTACATTAAAACTTTTATATAATAACTATCAAATGTCAATATATCCCTTGTAATCGTTCTAAATGGTATTAAATTTGCTGTTCTAATATTTCTATATACTAAACCAAAATTCCAAGATACTAATATTTCCTTAATTAAAACCCTTGGATATTTAAATATAATCAATATTAAAAGGATTAGACAATAAATTATAAATAATAATGTTATCAGTTTTATCATACCTTTTTTATCCATATTATTAACTCCTACTTCTAATAACGGGGCCTGCCAATGCTTATTATTTTACTTAAACAACATAATCATATTAGTGATAAATTTAATCATGTACAAGACTAAAATACTCTACAAATCCATGTATCAAATCCACCACTACAATATAATTTCCGTCTTTGTCACCATAAGTTTCATGTTTATCTTCTTCATATAAACTTGGATATAAATCTGATATCTTTATTAATTCGATCTCTTCATCTACATATCTTTTAACAAAGTCCTTTGCTAATTCTAAAGCTTTAGTTTGACTTATTGGGTTTTCCTCTAAGTCATACCAATAGTTTTTAATGTGGTATCTTATTAATTTGCCATTCTTGTCAAACTCTGCCTCTATCTTTATGGAGATCTCTTCTTCATTTCTCATATTTCTTAAAAATAAAAAACTAGTATTCTGCACAGGAACCTTGTAGGTAAAGATTTCTCTCTCAATAAAAATATTCTCTGGTACATAGTTATCTAATATATCGTTAAGCACTCTTATTTCTCTTTTATAATTATTCTTATCATCTTCTACAAAGTCATTATCATCATCAATTTTATTAAAAGAACCTAATACCTTTTGTACTTCATTATATATTTTTGTATACGAATCCAGAGTTTCAGGACAAAATTGGAAATCCCTTCCAAACAATGCTTCGATATATTTTCCATCGCTATAATAAAGCACATAATTACCTTTATATGGTAATTCAGCTACTGTTGAATAATCACTGCACCTTATTTCAAATACTGGATCAAAGGATTCATGTCCATCTTCTATAAACTTCTCAACAGATTTCTTGTCATATACATACAGTATTCCATCCTTAGTTTCAATTATTGTTTCATTTTCCCACGAATTAGGAAAGCTTAATGTATATCCATATTCTTCATTAAAATACAAAAATGTATCCTCAATTTTTGCCTTTTTTGAAAAAACACCAATTATTATATTATGATTTTTATCATCCCATTGTACCGTTTTTCCTATACTTTCTGCAAGAAATCTAACTGGTACAAATATTTCCTCTTCCTTCATAAAAGTTTCTACATCCAATTCTAGTTCTTTTTCGTTTAATTTAACCTTATTAGAATTTAAAATAAATTCTATATTCACATTATCCTTTATCACATTTACTACCATATCTTTTTCATTAAATTCTACTGCCAAATCTAAACACTCTGAAATAGAGTCAATAGGTACCAAAACCCTGTTATGCTTCAATACCGTAACAATATCTAAAGCTATACCATCCACAATTACATTAATTATATTACTTTCTGCTTGGGCTGGAATGGTAAAAATCATTATACACATTAATATAAATATTAAATATAGATTAGCTTTTTTCAAATTTCTCATCACCTCAAGTAGAAATTTTATCACAGTATTTAGATAAATTCGTTACAAATTAGTTAAAAATATGATAAGGATCAAGTCAACAGCACAGTTCTCCAAGTTTTGTTTTTCTTATTGATACATATTGCAAATCCTCTAAAATATCATTCTCACTCTTATTTGCTCTGCACTATTTCTTCAAAATGTAATTCAATTAATCTTCACTTTTTTAAAAAAGTATTAATTTCTGATTCGCCTATAACCTCTATCCCATTTTTGGTCAACAGTTCTGCAGTTATTCCATTGCCATCTGTCAATCTACCAGAAAATGTCCCATCATATATTTTGCCATATCCACAGGAAGGACTTCTTTCCTTTAAAATAGCCAGTTTACAATTATAGAGTTTAGCAAGTTTTAATACTTCCTCTGCTCCTCTTTTATAATTATCGGTTACATCTTTCCCATTTTTAGTAGTTATCCTATTCCCCATTATCTCTGCAGGCTCCCTTGGAGTTGAAAGGCCGCCAAATATTTCTGGGCATATGGGAATTAAGTTATATTTATCTTTTAGAGAATCTATTTTTTCTACAAGTTTACTTCCTCCGTCATACCTACAATTTACTCCTAATAAACAAGCACTGATTAGAATATTCATATTTTCTGCCTCCTTTTGCATTATTAAATAAAACTTCCTTTATATGTATGATACATTGTCATGTTAGTATGGTCAATCAACTTTACATTATTTACAAAAAAAAAGCATGGAAGATAAACCATGCTGTAAATTAAATAGCTGATAGTTATGGTTTTGCTTGTAATGCTATTAACTATTTTTTTCCTTTTCTATTTTTTCAATTGAATCCTTGAATTGTGGTAGATAATCCTTATGCGCTATTAACATCTCATCTAATAATTTTTTAGCGATATTACCTGCCGGAACTAATGGATTGATAGTAAATGCTTGCAAGGCTGCACCATAATCTCCTGTAACTGCTGCCTCAATGGTTAACTCCTCCATTGCCTTCATCAATTGGAGATAGCCTCTTGCTGCAGCATTTAATTTCCCAAAAGCAATTGGTTTTGGACCTGCTGCCGTCATGACGCTACTTACTTCTACTGCAACATCATCTGGCAAATCTGGCAATGCACCATTGTTTCTTGTACTAACAACCATTATATTCTGCTTATCGTTGTAAATAGAGCTTATTGTTTCACAGGCTGCATCTGAATAATGTGCACCACCACGTTTTGAAAGCTGTTCTGGTTTTTCCTTAAGATCTGAGTCTTTATATAGTTCAAATAGTTCTCTTTCTACATCTTTAACTACTTCTGCCCTCGTTTCTCCTTTTTGATAGGACTCTATTGCATTTTTAAGCATATCATCCTGAAGGTAATAAAACCTATGATAGGTACATGGCAGCATACCTAAGTGACGAATTTGCTCTTCTAGAAACGGAATATTACGAATATTTTCTACTACTTGTTTATTTTCCTTAAACATTAAATCCATTATGTCTTCAGTAATTTCATTGCCTTTCTTATCGTAAACTTTGTGCCAATGAAAATGATTTAGTCCTCCAAATAAAAATATCAAATCTTCTGGTCTTTTACCAAGCAACTCCGATTCTCTCATCATATGAATAATTGGCACATTACATAATCCCACTACTTTATCAAAACTACCATATCTCAATACTGCTTCCGTAATCATACCTGATGGATTAGCAAAATTAATTAGCCACGCATCTGGACATAGCTCTTTCATTTCTTCAATTATTTCCAAAACAACTGGTATAGTTCTAAAAGCTTTAAACATTCCACCTGCCCCATTCGTTTCCTGTCCTAAAATTCCATAGCTTAAAGGTATCCTTTCATCTTTAATCCTTGCATCTAGCATACCAACTCTAAATTGAGTTGTTACAAAATCTGCGTCTTTTAAAGCTTCCTGTCTATCCAGTGTTAAATATACTTTCCAATCTAAACCTGCATCTTTTACCATGCGTTTAGCTAAATCTCCAACTACCTCTAGTTTTTCTTTCCCTTCCTCAATATCTACCAACCAAATTTCCCTTATTGGTATTTCGTCTTTTCTTTTAATAAAGCCTTCAATGAGTTCTGGAGTATAACTTGAACCTCCACCTATTGTTACAATTTTTATTCCTTTACCCATCATAATTCCCCCTTTACTTTTTGAAATTATTTATTTCCTCTTGCATATATATTATTTCTTGTATTAAATCATTAGCTAGTATCGACGTCATTAGATGATCTTGAGCATGTATAAATAAAATATTAACTTCAATTTTATCGCCATTTGCTTCCTTCTGAATCAATTGTGTCTGTATTTTATGTGCTTTAAGTATTTCTTCTCTAGCAATGGCGATTTTTTCATTTGCTTGATCTATTTTCCCTTCTTTTGCAAGTTTCAATGCTTCAAAAGAATGGCTTCTAGCAGAACCTGAATTGGATATTAATTCGAATGCTAACTGTTCCAATTTATCCATAGATGTACCTCCTATTTAGTATAAACTTCTAATTTATGCTATTGACTCTCCACCTTTTTCTTCTTCTAACAATTTCTTTTCATATGACTTAAAGAATGGATAATAAATTATCATATCAATTACAATTAACAATACCACTAGTACAAATGCTTTCCAATCCATAGTAGAAAGTGCTAACCCTAAAGGAGCAGGAGTTGTCCAAGGAGCTTGAACAAAAACCTTCTCTATTAGCCCTACCTTCATAGCAGTATAACAAATTAGGTTATTAACCATAGGTGCTGTTATAAGAGGTATCATTAATATCGGATTAAGTATTATAGGTGCACCAAATAATACTGGCTCATTAATATTAAATAATCCGGGCAAAATACCAAGTTTTCCTACTGTCTTTAGATGAGATGATTTACTTCTAAGCATTAATAATGTTAAACCTAAAGTTGCTCCCGAACCTCCTAAATGGCCTGAAAAAGCCCATAATGGTTCTGTAAATATATGTGGTAAAGATTCACCAGCAGCTTTTGCTGCAGCATTTGCCAAAATATTAGACATAAAAACCGGAGTAACAATAGGATTTAGCGCTGCACCATGAACACCAATAGACCACAAAAGATGTCTAAGCATTGTCATAATCAGCACAAACCATATAGTGTCAGCACCTTTCAATGCTGGAGTTAATACTGACATAATTGTTTCTGGAATATTTTTTCCTACTGTACCAATTAAAATTAAATTTATAGCATAAAATAGAATTACATTTATAATCATTGGAATTAATCCACTAAATGATGCTGCTACTGCAGGTGGAACTCCTTCAGGCATTTTGATAGTTATTCCTTTTTTCAATAAGCCCTTTGTAATTTCCACTGTTATTAACCCAACAATCATAGCTGTAAAAAGCCCTTTTGCATCTAAATAAGTTGTAGGTATCATACCATCTTTTGAAGGAGCCGCAACTAGTAAAAAAACTACTCCTGCAATAATTCCACTAGCTAAAGGATTCGTGCCATATTCTTCCTCATAATGTTTGCCCAAACTATAACCTATAGCAAAAGCAACGAAAAGTGCCATTATTGCCATAGTCATTTTAAAAGGAGTTAACACCACTTCTGTATTTGTTTTAGCCCAATTATACCAAGCTAATAGAAATTTATTAAAAAAGTTAGTCGGTTTTATCATTTCAGGATCTACCGGGGGAGATGCTATTATTAAACTTATACCACCAATAATGGTCAAAGGTATTGTACTCATAAGTCCACTCATAATAGCTTTTAAATGTTTCTGTTCAGAAATTTTAGTAGAAACTGGCAAAAGCCTATCTTCTACAATTTTACTAAATTTGCTATTTTGATTACTCATTATATTCCTTCCTCCCTATTTTTTATTTTCATATAGTTCCTTTGCAAAGTCTAATATTTTTTCCCCATTCGCCAGCCCATAGTCAGCAGTATTTATGGTTTCCACTGGTATGTTATACTCTCTAGCTATTTTTTCAAATTCATCCTTTTTAAATCTAATTTGCGGTCCCAAAAGTACTACATCATATTTTTTAAATTCATCTTCGAACCTCTCTGCTGGCTTTGCTTCTATAATCCAATCTTGTTCATCAGGCCCTAAGGCCTTTTTCATCTTATTCACCACTAAACTAGTTGACATTCCTGCAGCACATACTAATAAGATTTTCATACTACTTTCCTCCCTATAATTTAATATTTTCTATGAAATCATCAAAATTCTTAGATTTGTATAACGTCTCCATTGTTTCTCTTGATTCTAATATTTCTTGAAGTAAATAATATAGTACTTTTAATTTCTCATCTTCTTTTGCATTAACTGCAAACAAAAAGATAATATTTATTTTTTTACCATTATGGATGATTGGATTTTTAAAAATTCCTACAGATACCACTGTTGTTTCTGACATAGATTCCATAGGGTGAGGTATAGCTATTTCTTCGTCTAATATGGTTGAAAAAAGGTTTTCTCTCATAATAACAGACTCATAGAACCTTTTTTCATCTTCAATATAGTTTTCTAACTTTAACATATTGACGAGTTCTAATATAGCATGAAAATAGCTTATTTCCTCAGTAAAGCATTTAAATAACTCTTTTCTAAAAATCTGATATTTTAATTCTTTTATACCTGTATTTTTAATTCGCCTTAATGGACTATCTATACACTGTCCTATTTTCATAAGATCCTCTTCATTGATCAAAGGATTTACTTGAATTATAGGTATCCTGCTCCTATTAGATATAGGTATGGTAGAAACTATTAAATCCACCTTCCCATATTCGCCTTTTAAAATATTGTCCAATTTGTATATAGGAAAGTATCCAACAATATTTATCAATTCGCTATAATAAGAGGATATCTTCCTCATTATTAGTTGAGCTGTACCTAGCCCAGAACCACAAACAATAGCTATATTTGATTTGTTATCTTTTTCATCCAATGCTACAGCCACATGCAAAGCTATATAGGATACCTCTGCTTCATTAATTATTACTCCTAATTTTTCATTAATTATAGGAACTATCAACATAGATATTTCAAAAGCCAACGGGTAATTTGCCTTTATTTGGTTTATTAGTGGATTTTCTTCTAAATAATTATTTTTGATTCTTTCTAACATAGGATTCAAATGTAATATAAGATTATTTCTAAAGTTTTTATTTTGAGAAAAATCGATATTAAATTTATTTTTTATTTCTTTTATAAACTCTTCCACTATAATATGGGCTTCAGTTTTTAGAACATACTTTCCGCTTTTAACATTTAATAACCTTTTAGTATTAAAACTTTGCTGAAAGTAAGCTAGTTCCTTTTCATCGATAGAAATATTAAAGTGACATTCAATTTCCCCTTTAAGGGCCTTAGCTATAGTTAAGTCTAAATCCCCTGCAATTTTTTCGCCTATCCTAAAGCCCATTTGAATTCTCTTTATACTAATCAAAATCTCTTTTACAAGTAGATTTACATCAACATCTGCTAGGATATATCCATGTTTATTTAATATATTTATTATAGATTCATACAAAAATATCATTTCATTATTGAGATTTGCATTTTGACCATCTAAAGCATAGTAAATGGATTTGCTTAACATTAAATCTTCATAGGTTTTCTCCCTTTTAAGTACATTTGATATTAATAATCTTTTTGATCTCTCATCTCCTTTAAGCTTCATTCCTCTTATTGGCGATATCTCCAATTCTAAGGTTGAAAATCCATCCAAAAATTCCATGACCTTTTGTACATCTAGATATACTGTAGTCTTTGAAACGAATAACGTATCAGCAATTTCTTCCATAGTTACATAATCTTTTGAAAAAGCCAGCTTAAAAATTATGAAGGCAAATCTCTCAGATGGAGTATTGGGAATCCCCTTTAGACTGATTTCTTTATTAAACACTTCTTTTACTATTTCAAACCCTTTTGCCTTTTGCGTATCGGATATAAAATATCCATCTTGTCTAGAGGAAGATATGCCAATATTATATTTTTTAAGTGTTTCATTTAAAAATTTAATATCAGATCTAATAGTTCTAGTAGAAACATTGAATATTTTTGATAGTTCTTTGCCTGATAAGGCCTTATCAGAATTTAATAAATGCAAAAAAATATTTTTTTGCCTTGCATAAGCCATTATGTATCACCAAACCCTTTGAATATATTCTACAGTCGTCACATAATTCTTGCAATTAAGTAAATTTCCTATGGGTTAGGAAAACGATTTAACATTTAATCCAATAAACAATTAATAACTTATATAAGTTTTGGCAAGTTAAAAGTAATGATGACACAATTTGATGAGGAAATTAATAAAAAGTTTCACTAACCTAAAACCAAAATAGTATGATGAAGTGAAAAATAAAACCTCTGAGTTTCCTCAGAGGTTTTATTTTTACATCATTGGCATACCATTTGCACCTGGCATTGGTTTTTCTTCTTCAATGTCCACTACTGCCGCTTCTGTTGTCAATACCATGGCAGCAACGCTAGCTGCATTTTGTAATGCTGAACGAGTAACCTTGGTTGGGTCTGCAATTCCTGCTTCAAGCATATTTACATATTTTTCATTTAATGCATCGAATCCGATTCCAGGTTCTTCAGCTTTAACCTTTTCAACTATTATTGAACCTTCAAGACCAGCATTTGCAGCAATTTGTCTTACTGGTTCTTCTAATGCTCTTAAAATTATGTTTACTCCTGTTCTTTCGTCTGCTTCAGTTTCTTCTAATAATTTAGCTACTGCTGGGATACAATCTATAAGTACAGTTCCGCCACCTGGTACCATACCTTCTTCTACTGCTGCTCTTGTAGCTGCTAATGCGTCTTCTATTCTCAATTTCTTTTCCTTAAGCTCAGTTTCAGTAGCAGCACCTACTTCAATTACTGCAACTCCACCAGATAGCTTAGCCAATCTCTCTTGTAGTTTTTCCTTATCGAATTCAGAATCAGTTTCTTCAAGTTGAGTTCTAATTTGTTTTATTCTATCTTGAATGTCAGAAGGTGAACCTTCGCCATCAACTATTACTGTATTTTCCTTATCTACTTGAACTCTTCTAGCCTTACCAAGCATATCGATTGTAGCTTCTTTTAGATCTAATCCTAATTCTTCAGAAATTACTTGACCACCAGTTAGAATTGCAATGTCTCGAAGCATTTCTTTTCTTCTATCACCAAATCCTGGAGCTTTAACAGCTACACAGTTAAAGGTTCCTCTTAATTTATTTACCACTAAAGTAGCTAAAGCCTCTCCTTCAATATCTTCAGCAATGATTAGTAGAGGTCTGCTTTGTTGTACTATTTGCTCTAATACTGGTAATATATCTTGAATATTGGATATTTTCTTATCAGTAATTAAAATATATGGCTCTTCTAATTCTGCTACCATCTTATCTGCATCTGTTACCATGTAAGGAGATACATATCCTCTATCGAATTGCATACCTTCTACTACAGATAGGGTAGTTCCCATTGTCTTAGATTCTTCAACAGTTATAACTCCGTCGTTACCTACCTTTTCCATAGCTTCTGCAATTAATTTTCCGATTTCTTCATCACCTGCAGATATAGATGCAACTTGTGCAATAGCTTCCTTAGTTTCTACTTTTCTTGAGAATCTTCTTATCTCTTCTACAGCTTTTTCAACAGCTTTTTTAATTCCATTATGAAGGATTATTGGGTTTGCACCCGCTGCCACATTCTTAAGTCCTTCTCTTACAATTGCTTGCGCTAACAAAGTAGCAGTTGTAGTTCCGTCTCCTGCCACATCTTGAGTCTTAGTTGCAACTTCCTTAACTAATTGAGCACCCATATTTTCATATCTGTCTTCTAATTCTATTTCACGTGCAATAGTAACACCGTCATTAGTAATAAGAGGTGCGCCAAACTTTTTATCTAATACAACATTTCTTCCCTTTGGCCCAAGAGTTACCTTAACGGTATCTGCTAACTTATTTATTCCAACTTCTAAAGCACGACGAGCATTTTCATCAAATTTTATTTCCTTAGCCATTTAATTCACACTCCTTTTATTTGATAATTGTCCATTGTCCTTTTCTATTTGTCAATTCTTTACTCTACTACCGCCAAAATATCATTTAATTTAAGTATTGTAAATTCTTCACCATCAATCTTAACTTCTGTACCAGCATACTTAGAAAAGATTACCTTATCGTTTACCTTAATTTGATCTTTTTTCTTCTCATCGTTAAGAATATCTGGTCCTATGGCAACAACTTCTGCCATTTGAGGTTGTTCTTTAGCGCTGCTTGGTAGCACTATACCCGATTTAGTCTTTTCTTCCGCTTCAAGAATTTTTATTACTACTCTGTCACCTAATGGTTTAAGGTTCATATCACTACCTCCCTATTTTCTGATGGTTTTCCATATTATTAGCACTCATCTTTAATGAGTGCTAATATGTACAGTTATAATGTTACTGAATAAGAAATTTTGAATCAAGTCTAGTTTTTGCTTGAATTTGATTAATAATCCTATTTTTCCTAATCTTTCTTTTGTTTTTCTTGTTTTTCATTGATTTTCTCCTAAGTTTATTGCCAATGCTTTCTATATTAATAGCTTAAAAATATAGTATAGAAATGGAATAAATATGGCTGGAAGCATGTTCCCCACCTTTATTTTCTTCAATTCTAATATATTTATTCCTATGGCCATAATGAGTATCCCACCTACTGCAGACATTTCAAGTATCACATCGTGTGTCAAAAGGTCCTTCAAGTAAGTGGCTAACAATGTAATCAATCCCTGATATATAAATACAACTATAGCAGAAAAGGCAACCCCTATCCCCAAGGTGGAGGCAAATATTATGGAAGTAATACCATCCAATATTGATTTAGCAAAAAGGGTATTATGATCTCCCAACAGCCCACTTTCTAAAGCCCCTACTATGGCCATTGCCCCTACACAGTAGACTAGGGA is a window of Tepidimicrobium xylanilyticum DNA encoding:
- a CDS encoding 6-phospho-beta-glucosidase translates to MGKGIKIVTIGGGSSYTPELIEGFIKRKDEIPIREIWLVDIEEGKEKLEVVGDLAKRMVKDAGLDWKVYLTLDRQEALKDADFVTTQFRVGMLDARIKDERIPLSYGILGQETNGAGGMFKAFRTIPVVLEIIEEMKELCPDAWLINFANPSGMITEAVLRYGSFDKVVGLCNVPIIHMMRESELLGKRPEDLIFLFGGLNHFHWHKVYDKKGNEITEDIMDLMFKENKQVVENIRNIPFLEEQIRHLGMLPCTYHRFYYLQDDMLKNAIESYQKGETRAEVVKDVERELFELYKDSDLKEKPEQLSKRGGAHYSDAACETISSIYNDKQNIMVVSTRNNGALPDLPDDVAVEVSSVMTAAGPKPIAFGKLNAAARGYLQLMKAMEELTIEAAVTGDYGAALQAFTINPLVPAGNIAKKLLDEMLIAHKDYLPQFKDSIEKIEKEKNS
- a CDS encoding DUF523 domain-containing protein — protein: MNILISACLLGVNCRYDGGSKLVEKIDSLKDKYNLIPICPEIFGGLSTPREPAEIMGNRITTKNGKDVTDNYKRGAEEVLKLAKLYNCKLAILKERSPSCGYGKIYDGTFSGRLTDGNGITAELLTKNGIEVIGESEINTFLKK
- the groL gene encoding chaperonin GroEL (60 kDa chaperone family; promotes refolding of misfolded polypeptides especially under stressful conditions; forms two stacked rings of heptamers to form a barrel-shaped 14mer; ends can be capped by GroES; misfolded proteins enter the barrel where they are refolded when GroES binds): MAKEIKFDENARRALEVGINKLADTVKVTLGPKGRNVVLDKKFGAPLITNDGVTIAREIELEDRYENMGAQLVKEVATKTQDVAGDGTTTATLLAQAIVREGLKNVAAGANPIILHNGIKKAVEKAVEEIRRFSRKVETKEAIAQVASISAGDEEIGKLIAEAMEKVGNDGVITVEESKTMGTTLSVVEGMQFDRGYVSPYMVTDADKMVAELEEPYILITDKKISNIQDILPVLEQIVQQSRPLLIIAEDIEGEALATLVVNKLRGTFNCVAVKAPGFGDRRKEMLRDIAILTGGQVISEELGLDLKEATIDMLGKARRVQVDKENTVIVDGEGSPSDIQDRIKQIRTQLEETDSEFDKEKLQERLAKLSGGVAVIEVGAATETELKEKKLRIEDALAATRAAVEEGMVPGGGTVLIDCIPAVAKLLEETEADERTGVNIILRALEEPVRQIAANAGLEGSIIVEKVKAEEPGIGFDALNEKYVNMLEAGIADPTKVTRSALQNAASVAAMVLTTEAAVVDIEEEKPMPGANGMPMM
- a CDS encoding DUF554 domain-containing protein; protein product: MLGTIVNSIAVIAGSVLGIIIKKGIKEEYKKTIMDGVGLSVIIIGISAAIKTENTIMAIISIVLGSIIGEISGIEKKLNRLGDSLEARFSNGDSNFSKGFVTASLVYCVGAMAIVGALESGLLGDHNTLFAKSILDGITSIIFASTLGIGVAFSAIVVFIYQGLITLLATYLKDLLTHDVILEMSAVGGILIMAIGINILELKKIKVGNMLPAIFIPFLYYIFKLLI
- a CDS encoding PTS sugar transporter subunit IIC; amino-acid sequence: MSNQNSKFSKIVEDRLLPVSTKISEQKHLKAIMSGLMSTIPLTIIGGISLIIASPPVDPEMIKPTNFFNKFLLAWYNWAKTNTEVVLTPFKMTMAIMALFVAFAIGYSLGKHYEEEYGTNPLASGIIAGVVFLLVAAPSKDGMIPTTYLDAKGLFTAMIVGLITVEITKGLLKKGITIKMPEGVPPAVAASFSGLIPMIINVILFYAINLILIGTVGKNIPETIMSVLTPALKGADTIWFVLIMTMLRHLLWSIGVHGAALNPIVTPVFMSNILANAAAKAAGESLPHIFTEPLWAFSGHLGGSGATLGLTLLMLRSKSSHLKTVGKLGILPGLFNINEPVLFGAPIILNPILMIPLITAPMVNNLICYTAMKVGLIEKVFVQAPWTTPAPLGLALSTMDWKAFVLVVLLIVIDMIIYYPFFKSYEKKLLEEEKGGESIA
- a CDS encoding VanZ family protein; this translates as MDKKGMIKLITLLFIIYCLILLILIIFKYPRVLIKEILVSWNFGLVYRNIRTANLIPFRTITRDILTFDSYYIKVLMYNIIAFVPMGFLLPIISNKGKNIYFITIFATTFSLIIEVIQLITVLGAFDIDDILLNTIGAIIGFTLYLAFLKISNIVFK
- a CDS encoding PTS sugar transporter subunit IIB; its protein translation is MKILLVCAAGMSTSLVVNKMKKALGPDEQDWIIEAKPAERFEDEFKKYDVVLLGPQIRFKKDEFEKIAREYNIPVETINTADYGLANGEKILDFAKELYENKK
- a CDS encoding copper amine oxidase N-terminal domain-containing protein, with translation MKKANLYLIFILMCIMIFTIPAQAESNIINVIVDGIALDIVTVLKHNRVLVPIDSISECLDLAVEFNEKDMVVNVIKDNVNIEFILNSNKVKLNEKELELDVETFMKEEEIFVPVRFLAESIGKTVQWDDKNHNIIIGVFSKKAKIEDTFLYFNEEYGYTLSFPNSWENETIIETKDGILYVYDKKSVEKFIEDGHESFDPVFEIRCSDYSTVAELPYKGNYVLYYSDGKYIEALFGRDFQFCPETLDSYTKIYNEVQKVLGSFNKIDDDNDFVEDDKNNYKREIRVLNDILDNYVPENIFIEREIFTYKVPVQNTSFLFLRNMRNEEEISIKIEAEFDKNGKLIRYHIKNYWYDLEENPISQTKALELAKDFVKRYVDEEIELIKISDLYPSLYEEDKHETYGDKDGNYIVVVDLIHGFVEYFSLVHD
- a CDS encoding PTS lactose/cellobiose transporter subunit IIA; the encoded protein is MDKLEQLAFELISNSGSARSHSFEALKLAKEGKIDQANEKIAIAREEILKAHKIQTQLIQKEANGDKIEVNILFIHAQDHLMTSILANDLIQEIIYMQEEINNFKK
- a CDS encoding co-chaperone GroES; its protein translation is MNLKPLGDRVVIKILEAEEKTKSGIVLPSSAKEQPQMAEVVAIGPDILNDEKKKDQIKVNDKVIFSKYAGTEVKIDGEEFTILKLNDILAVVE
- a CDS encoding BglG family transcription antiterminator, which encodes MAYARQKNIFLHLLNSDKALSGKELSKIFNVSTRTIRSDIKFLNETLKKYNIGISSSRQDGYFISDTQKAKGFEIVKEVFNKEISLKGIPNTPSERFAFIIFKLAFSKDYVTMEEIADTLFVSKTTVYLDVQKVMEFLDGFSTLELEISPIRGMKLKGDERSKRLLISNVLKREKTYEDLMLSKSIYYALDGQNANLNNEMIFLYESIINILNKHGYILADVDVNLLVKEILISIKRIQMGFRIGEKIAGDLDLTIAKALKGEIECHFNISIDEKELAYFQQSFNTKRLLNVKSGKYVLKTEAHIIVEEFIKEIKNKFNIDFSQNKNFRNNLILHLNPMLERIKNNYLEENPLINQIKANYPLAFEISMLIVPIINEKLGVIINEAEVSYIALHVAVALDEKDNKSNIAIVCGSGLGTAQLIMRKISSYYSELINIVGYFPIYKLDNILKGEYGKVDLIVSTIPISNRSRIPIIQVNPLINEEDLMKIGQCIDSPLRRIKNTGIKELKYQIFRKELFKCFTEEISYFHAILELVNMLKLENYIEDEKRFYESVIMRENLFSTILDEEIAIPHPMESMSETTVVSVGIFKNPIIHNGKKINIIFLFAVNAKEDEKLKVLYYLLQEILESRETMETLYKSKNFDDFIENIKL